A window of Pedococcus aerophilus contains these coding sequences:
- a CDS encoding L-lactate permease codes for MPLPLLDLAARPESLAAVPPLTWVLAVSPVVLLLALVLWGRFSTIVNASVTVAYSVAVAVLAFGAGGLTVAVGLGKGAWVGLWILYVIWPALLMHHLATHVGMKALGQALSTMLPRRTENVLLLAWVLPSFIQGVSGFGTPIAVAAPLLVALGIGKARAVALPLIGYHWAVGFGSMGSSFYMGALTAHLDSPGRAAYAASAAVLLGVNCVLAGVLVALMDGGLAGLRDGWRLLATAGPVMALVQAGAARLEPGIAALCAGASGVAVVFVLRRFSRRGSAVEAPATVPADAGSPVGVEATGAHAGAPAGTASHDSDEDMRTRARAAAVPYALLGIVALAVFLPPALRSWAKGHLLVGPSFPQTSTHQGTVNDAVSVYNPIALVGHPGTFLLIACAGSVVVWASRGVWRRGAWGPVWRGALKQAWKSSPSVVLLASVAGVLVDSGMVRTVAQGAAVATGGAYPAIAPLVGALGSFITGSTTSSNALFSSLQADVAHLIGEPPADLLAGQLAGGNIGNSLAPVVILLGLSAVGAARRTGEVLRMTLAPAAVLLLSAIAGTCLLVAVHH; via the coding sequence ATGCCACTGCCCCTGCTGGACCTCGCAGCCCGACCCGAGTCGCTGGCCGCCGTGCCGCCCCTCACGTGGGTGCTCGCGGTGAGCCCGGTCGTGCTCCTGCTGGCCCTCGTCCTGTGGGGACGGTTCTCGACGATCGTCAACGCCTCGGTGACCGTGGCCTACAGCGTGGCCGTCGCCGTCCTCGCGTTCGGCGCGGGTGGGCTGACGGTGGCCGTGGGGCTCGGCAAGGGTGCCTGGGTGGGGCTGTGGATCCTCTACGTCATCTGGCCGGCCCTGCTCATGCACCACCTCGCCACCCACGTCGGCATGAAGGCGCTGGGCCAGGCGCTCTCGACGATGCTGCCGCGCCGGACCGAGAACGTCCTGCTCCTCGCCTGGGTGCTCCCGTCGTTCATCCAGGGGGTGTCCGGCTTCGGCACGCCGATCGCCGTGGCCGCGCCGCTGCTCGTGGCGCTGGGCATCGGCAAGGCCCGCGCGGTCGCGTTGCCCCTCATCGGCTACCACTGGGCCGTGGGGTTCGGCTCGATGGGCTCCTCGTTCTACATGGGGGCCCTCACCGCCCACCTCGACAGCCCGGGGCGTGCCGCGTATGCCGCGTCGGCGGCGGTGCTGCTCGGCGTCAACTGCGTGCTGGCCGGGGTCCTCGTCGCGCTGATGGACGGTGGCCTGGCCGGGCTGCGCGACGGGTGGCGGCTGCTCGCCACCGCCGGTCCGGTGATGGCGCTGGTCCAGGCCGGCGCAGCGCGGCTCGAGCCGGGGATCGCCGCCCTGTGCGCCGGAGCCTCGGGGGTCGCCGTGGTCTTCGTCCTGCGCCGCTTCTCCCGTCGGGGCAGCGCCGTGGAGGCGCCGGCGACCGTCCCCGCTGACGCCGGTTCTCCTGTCGGCGTCGAGGCTACGGGGGCCCACGCAGGCGCCCCGGCGGGCACCGCGTCGCACGACTCGGACGAGGACATGCGCACGCGCGCCCGAGCCGCCGCGGTGCCATACGCCCTGCTCGGCATCGTCGCGCTCGCGGTCTTCCTCCCTCCCGCGCTGCGGTCCTGGGCCAAGGGGCACCTGCTGGTCGGACCGTCGTTCCCGCAGACGAGCACCCACCAGGGGACCGTCAACGACGCGGTGTCCGTCTACAACCCCATCGCCCTCGTGGGTCACCCGGGTACGTTCCTGCTCATCGCCTGCGCGGGCAGCGTCGTGGTCTGGGCGTCGCGCGGGGTCTGGAGGCGCGGGGCGTGGGGGCCCGTGTGGCGAGGTGCCCTCAAGCAGGCGTGGAAGTCGTCGCCGTCGGTCGTCCTGCTCGCCTCCGTCGCGGGGGTGCTCGTCGACAGCGGCATGGTCCGCACGGTCGCCCAGGGTGCCGCGGTCGCGACCGGTGGGGCGTACCCGGCCATCGCACCCCTCGTGGGGGCGCTCGGTTCGTTCATCACCGGGTCCACCACGAGCTCGAACGCACTCTTCTCCTCGCTGCAGGCCGATGTCGCCCACCTGATCGGCGAACCGCCGGCCGATCTCCTGGCAGGCCAGCTGGCCGGGGGCAACATCGGCAACTCCCTCGCCCCCGTGGTGATCCTGTTGGGGCTGAGTGCGGTGGGCGCGGCCCGGCGAACGGGTGAGGTGCTGCGGATGACGTTGGCCCCTGCGGCCGTCCTGCTCCTCTCGGCCATCGCCGGGACCTGCCTGCTGGTGGCCGTCCACCACTGA
- a CDS encoding GntR family transcriptional regulator → MEDGPSDERGESAMVTGMGHTIGSQHLALREQVLAELRRRIVDGDYPPGQRLTEERLAADFGVSRNPVREALRIVEADGLVVMMPRKGAVVATPDASTVADLFAVRSSLETVAARMAAERATATDVADLRRLLDDARDATEQDDLSRVAQLNSDLHLRVIEISGNRWLSSISAALYLHVHWIFRIGAAHRAPHSWQEHIRLVDAIEARDADEAEAAAHAHVAAAAQAALDNVDDAG, encoded by the coding sequence GTGGAGGACGGACCGTCCGACGAGCGAGGGGAGAGCGCGATGGTCACCGGCATGGGGCACACCATCGGCAGCCAGCACCTGGCCCTGCGCGAGCAGGTGCTCGCCGAGCTGCGCCGCCGGATCGTCGACGGCGACTACCCGCCCGGGCAGCGGCTCACGGAGGAACGCCTCGCGGCGGACTTCGGGGTGTCGCGCAACCCGGTGCGTGAGGCGCTGCGCATCGTCGAGGCCGACGGGCTGGTCGTGATGATGCCGCGCAAGGGCGCGGTCGTCGCGACCCCGGACGCCTCGACCGTCGCCGACCTGTTCGCCGTGCGGTCGAGCCTCGAGACGGTCGCGGCCCGGATGGCGGCAGAGCGGGCCACCGCCACCGACGTCGCGGACCTGCGCAGGCTCCTCGACGACGCCCGCGACGCCACCGAGCAGGACGACCTCTCACGGGTGGCCCAGCTCAACAGCGACCTGCACCTGCGGGTCATCGAGATCAGCGGGAACCGTTGGCTCTCCTCGATCTCCGCGGCGTTGTACCTGCACGTCCACTGGATCTTCCGCATCGGTGCGGCCCACCGGGCGCCGCACTCGTGGCAGGAGCACATCCGCCTCGTCGACGCGATCGAGGCGCGGGACGCCGACGAGGCCGAGGCCGCCGCGCACGCCCACGTCGCCGCAGCCGCGCAGGCCGCGCTCGACAACGTCGACGACGCCGGCTGA
- a CDS encoding gamma-glutamyltransferase family protein yields MTFTTRPTLEGTFGMVSSTHWIASQAAMRELELGGNAFDAAVSAGFVLHVVEPHLNGPGGDMPAIIATADDPTPRVLCGQGPAPAGATIEHYRSEGLDLVPGSGPLAAAVPGAVDAWLLLLRDHGTRSLEDVLAPAIGYARHGHPLLGRVSSTVETVRELFESDWHTSADLWLEGGKAPQPGALFKNPAWADTLDQLVAEGRAAGSTREAQIDGARKAWSEGFVAEAVDAFSRKAFRDSSGEAHGGLITGADMAAFSATWESATTLDWHGHTIAKTGPWGQGPALLQTLRTLDALGDPALLDPSSTAGIHAAAESLKLAFADREAWYGDGDVPLESLLSQGYAAERAGLVGERASLELRPGSPDGREPGLAAYVRGAGVPQASGDATTGEPTVAPSGATRGDTCHVDVVDRWGNMVSATPSGGWLQSSPTIPELGFCLGSRMQMFWLEEGLASSLAPGRRPRTTLTPTLVLREGLPYMACGSPGGDQQDQWQLIFLLRHLVGGQELQEAIDAPSWHTTSFPGSFYPRQSEPGVLVAEDRLGADVLAGLEARGHTVRVSDPWSLGRLCAVTRDAGTGVLRAGANPRGMQGYAVGR; encoded by the coding sequence ATGACCTTCACCACCCGGCCGACCCTCGAGGGCACGTTCGGCATGGTCTCCTCGACGCACTGGATCGCCTCGCAGGCGGCGATGCGCGAGCTCGAGCTCGGCGGCAACGCCTTCGACGCGGCGGTGAGCGCCGGCTTCGTCCTCCACGTCGTCGAGCCGCACCTCAACGGTCCGGGCGGCGACATGCCGGCGATCATCGCGACGGCGGACGACCCGACGCCGCGCGTGCTGTGCGGTCAGGGGCCGGCGCCGGCGGGGGCGACCATCGAGCACTACCGGTCGGAGGGCCTGGACCTCGTGCCCGGCTCCGGCCCGTTGGCCGCCGCGGTGCCCGGTGCCGTCGACGCCTGGCTACTGCTCCTGCGCGACCACGGCACGCGTTCGCTCGAGGACGTGCTGGCACCGGCCATCGGGTACGCCCGCCACGGCCACCCGCTCCTCGGCCGGGTGAGCTCGACCGTCGAGACCGTGCGTGAGCTGTTCGAGAGCGACTGGCACACCTCAGCCGACCTGTGGCTCGAGGGCGGCAAGGCGCCGCAGCCGGGTGCCCTGTTCAAGAACCCCGCCTGGGCCGACACCCTCGACCAGCTGGTTGCCGAGGGTCGGGCCGCCGGGTCCACCCGCGAGGCGCAGATCGACGGTGCCAGGAAGGCCTGGAGCGAGGGGTTCGTCGCCGAGGCGGTGGACGCCTTCTCCCGCAAGGCTTTCCGTGACTCGAGCGGGGAGGCCCACGGCGGGCTGATCACCGGGGCCGACATGGCTGCCTTCAGCGCGACGTGGGAGTCGGCCACGACGCTGGACTGGCACGGCCACACCATCGCCAAGACCGGACCGTGGGGCCAGGGTCCCGCCCTGCTCCAGACGCTCCGGACGCTCGACGCCCTCGGCGACCCGGCACTGCTCGACCCCTCGTCGACCGCAGGGATCCATGCCGCCGCCGAGTCGCTGAAGCTCGCCTTCGCCGATCGCGAGGCGTGGTACGGCGACGGTGATGTCCCGCTCGAATCCCTTCTCTCCCAAGGGTATGCAGCCGAGCGAGCCGGGCTCGTGGGCGAGCGAGCCTCGCTCGAGCTCCGCCCCGGAAGCCCGGACGGACGCGAACCCGGCCTCGCGGCATACGTCCGTGGCGCAGGGGTCCCGCAGGCCTCGGGTGACGCCACGACGGGGGAGCCCACGGTCGCCCCGAGCGGTGCGACGCGGGGGGACACCTGCCACGTCGACGTCGTCGACCGCTGGGGCAACATGGTCTCGGCCACGCCGAGCGGTGGCTGGCTGCAGAGCTCGCCGACCATCCCGGAGCTGGGGTTCTGCCTCGGCAGCCGGATGCAGATGTTCTGGCTCGAGGAGGGCCTGGCCTCCTCCCTTGCTCCCGGACGGCGTCCGCGCACGACGCTCACCCCGACCCTCGTGCTGCGAGAAGGGCTGCCCTACATGGCCTGCGGCTCGCCGGGCGGCGACCAGCAGGACCAGTGGCAGCTCATCTTCCTGCTCCGCCACCTCGTCGGTGGGCAGGAGCTCCAGGAGGCCATCGACGCACCGTCCTGGCACACGACGAGCTTCCCCGGGTCGTTCTACCCGCGGCAGAGCGAGCCGGGTGTCCTCGTCGCCGAGGACAGGCTCGGTGCCGACGTCCTCGCCGGGCTCGAGGCCCGTGGGCACACCGTGCGGGTCTCCGACCCGTGGAGCCTGGGCCGTCTGTGCGCGGTCACGCGCGACGCCGGGACCGGGGTGCTGCGCGCCGGGGCGAACCCGCGGGGGATGCAGGGCTATGCCGTGGGTCGCTGA
- a CDS encoding oligopeptide/dipeptide ABC transporter ATP-binding protein: MSTVPTHDAPQPAVSGDAQGQPVVLELEDLVMHYGPVRAVDGVTLQIRRGQVTALVGESGSGKSTVGRCIVRLVEPTGGAVRLDGTDVTHLSRSQMRTHRRDVSIVFQDPAGSLDPRMLVGDVIAEPLRLQAKRLSRQERSQRVTDGLRRVGLRPEVAKRYPHELSGGQRQRVSIARALMSEPTLLVADEPTSALDVSVQAAVLNLLADLQRDIGFACLFITHDLSAVEYLADDIAVMYLGQLVEQGTREEVFAHPRHPYTQALLAAAPVADPARQRARTPVLLGDDLPSAMDPPSGCRFHTRCPVAVARCAEEVPTLRKVGGSTVACHLVEDDGTGPDIRTAAQAAATRGQDGRTDEPAVTASAPTTGRPA, translated from the coding sequence ATGAGCACCGTCCCGACCCACGACGCCCCGCAGCCCGCCGTCTCCGGCGACGCGCAGGGCCAGCCGGTGGTCCTCGAGCTCGAGGACCTGGTCATGCACTACGGCCCGGTCCGGGCTGTCGACGGCGTGACCCTCCAGATCAGGCGCGGTCAGGTCACCGCACTCGTCGGTGAGAGCGGCTCCGGCAAGTCGACCGTCGGCCGGTGCATCGTGCGCCTGGTCGAGCCCACCGGGGGAGCGGTCCGGCTCGATGGCACCGACGTCACCCACCTGTCGCGGTCACAGATGCGCACCCACCGCCGGGACGTCTCGATCGTCTTCCAGGACCCGGCCGGCTCGCTCGACCCCCGCATGCTCGTCGGTGACGTCATCGCAGAACCGTTGCGGTTGCAGGCGAAACGCCTCTCCCGACAAGAGCGGTCCCAGCGGGTTACCGACGGCCTGCGCCGGGTGGGGCTGCGCCCGGAGGTCGCCAAGCGCTACCCGCACGAGCTCTCGGGCGGCCAGCGCCAGCGGGTCAGCATCGCGCGGGCCCTGATGTCCGAGCCGACCCTGCTCGTCGCCGACGAGCCGACCAGTGCGCTCGACGTCTCGGTGCAGGCAGCGGTGCTCAACCTGCTCGCCGACCTCCAGCGTGACATCGGGTTCGCCTGCCTCTTCATCACCCACGACCTGTCCGCGGTGGAGTACCTCGCCGACGACATCGCCGTGATGTACCTCGGCCAGCTCGTGGAGCAGGGCACCCGGGAAGAGGTCTTCGCCCACCCGCGCCATCCCTACACGCAGGCGCTGCTCGCCGCCGCGCCCGTCGCGGACCCGGCGCGGCAGCGCGCGAGGACGCCGGTCCTGCTCGGCGACGACCTCCCGTCGGCGATGGACCCGCCGTCGGGGTGCCGCTTCCACACCCGCTGCCCGGTCGCGGTCGCCCGGTGCGCCGAGGAGGTGCCGACGCTGCGGAAGGTCGGGGGCAGCACCGTGGCCTGCCACCTCGTCGAGGACGATGGCACCGGACCCGACATCCGCACCGCCGCCCAGGCCGCGGCCACCCGAGGCCAGGACGGGCGGACCGACGAGCCCGCCGTGACCGCTTCCGCACCGACGACAGGACGCCCCGCATGA
- a CDS encoding ABC transporter ATP-binding protein translates to MTATATVPAPGATTAPVLEVSGLGVRFATESGTVSAVDGVDLTLAPGEIVGIVGESGCGKSVTAMSLAGLLPRSATIDGSVRLLGTELVGAKPNVLRAARGRDIAYIFQEPMSSLNPVLTVGRQITEVLQVHEKLSRTEAMERAVELLGVVGIPSPRERVKHYPHQLSGGMRQRVMIAMAVACQPKVLVADEPTTALDVTVQAGILDVLRGLRDRFGTSILVITHDLGVIADVADRVVVMYAGRVVERAGVDELFAHPQHHYTSGLLSASPTPGRHAGTHRLQEIPGLVPVLSEQPDACTFADRCAAATDRCRTSAPPLDAARVDAAPAAAVRVDAARGRLDHVVACWHPRGNAPRPTSEDRA, encoded by the coding sequence ATGACCGCCACCGCCACCGTGCCCGCACCCGGAGCCACCACCGCTCCCGTCCTGGAGGTGTCCGGCCTCGGGGTCAGGTTCGCCACCGAGTCCGGCACGGTCTCGGCCGTCGACGGGGTCGACCTGACCCTGGCGCCGGGCGAGATCGTCGGCATCGTCGGGGAGTCCGGCTGCGGCAAGTCCGTCACCGCGATGAGCCTCGCCGGCCTGCTGCCCCGCAGCGCCACGATCGACGGATCCGTGCGACTGCTCGGGACCGAGCTCGTCGGTGCCAAGCCGAACGTCCTGCGCGCGGCACGGGGACGGGACATCGCCTACATCTTCCAGGAGCCGATGTCCTCCCTGAACCCCGTCCTCACCGTCGGGCGACAGATCACCGAGGTCCTCCAGGTCCACGAGAAGCTGTCCCGCACCGAGGCGATGGAGCGAGCCGTCGAGCTGCTCGGCGTCGTGGGCATCCCCTCCCCGCGCGAGCGCGTCAAGCACTACCCGCACCAGCTCTCTGGAGGCATGCGCCAGCGCGTCATGATCGCGATGGCCGTCGCCTGCCAGCCCAAGGTCCTCGTCGCCGACGAGCCGACCACCGCCCTCGACGTCACCGTCCAGGCCGGCATCCTCGACGTCCTGCGCGGACTGCGTGACCGGTTCGGGACGAGCATCCTCGTGATCACCCACGACCTCGGCGTCATCGCCGACGTCGCCGACCGCGTGGTCGTCATGTATGCCGGCCGCGTCGTCGAGCGCGCCGGGGTGGACGAGCTCTTCGCCCACCCCCAGCACCACTACACCTCCGGCCTGCTGTCGGCGTCGCCGACGCCCGGACGGCACGCCGGGACGCACCGACTCCAGGAGATCCCCGGCCTCGTGCCCGTCCTGTCGGAGCAGCCGGACGCCTGCACCTTCGCTGATCGCTGCGCGGCAGCCACCGACCGGTGCCGGACGTCCGCGCCCCCGCTGGACGCGGCCCGGGTGGACGCGGCCCCGGCGGCGGCAGTCCGTGTGGACGCTGCCCGGGGCCGGCTCGACCACGTCGTGGCCTGCTGGCACCCGCGGGGGAACGCCCCCCGCCCGACCTCGGAGGACCGCGCATGA
- a CDS encoding ABC transporter permease, with protein MSVDTALPPAASPAGPDPTPSATREASQASRVMRRLRRNPLAIVSFAVLAVAIVVAVLAPWIAPYAPEETDFANTLAPPGTAGHLLGTDDLGRDVLSRIILGSRASLQVAALAVFTALVIGVPLGLVAGYFRAADAVISRLTDLLLAFPFLILAVGFAAIRGASLGNAAVAIGIAQIPGVIRVVRSDALRLKGLDFVAAAVVDGASDLWVLRRHILPNATSVVLVQATVAIPAAILGEAVLSFLGLGIQPPDPSLGTMLANAQQFAARAPWAAVLPGLAIMVLALAFNVFGDSLRDALDPKASRR; from the coding sequence ATGAGCGTCGACACCGCACTGCCGCCGGCGGCCTCGCCCGCCGGACCCGACCCCACGCCTTCGGCGACCCGTGAGGCGTCGCAGGCCTCACGCGTCATGCGCCGGCTCCGCCGCAACCCGCTCGCGATCGTGAGCTTTGCGGTGCTGGCGGTGGCGATCGTCGTCGCGGTGCTCGCGCCGTGGATCGCCCCGTACGCCCCGGAGGAGACCGACTTCGCCAACACCCTCGCGCCTCCCGGCACGGCGGGGCACCTGCTGGGGACCGACGACCTCGGTCGGGACGTGCTGTCACGGATCATCCTCGGCAGCCGGGCCTCGCTCCAGGTGGCGGCGCTCGCGGTGTTCACCGCACTCGTGATCGGGGTGCCGCTCGGGCTGGTCGCCGGGTACTTCCGAGCCGCGGACGCGGTCATCTCGCGGCTGACCGACCTCCTGCTGGCCTTCCCGTTCCTCATCCTCGCGGTCGGGTTCGCCGCCATCCGCGGTGCCAGCCTCGGCAACGCGGCCGTCGCCATCGGCATCGCGCAGATCCCCGGCGTGATCCGGGTCGTGCGCTCGGATGCGTTGCGGCTCAAGGGACTCGACTTCGTCGCGGCCGCCGTCGTCGACGGCGCGAGCGACCTGTGGGTGCTCCGCCGCCACATCCTCCCGAACGCCACCTCCGTGGTCCTCGTCCAGGCGACGGTCGCCATCCCGGCCGCGATCCTCGGCGAGGCGGTGCTGTCCTTCCTGGGCCTCGGCATCCAGCCGCCGGACCCCAGCCTGGGCACGATGCTCGCCAACGCCCAGCAGTTCGCTGCACGGGCACCGTGGGCCGCGGTCCTCCCGGGTCTGGCGATCATGGTGCTCGCCCTGGCCTTCAACGTGTTCGGCGACAGCCTGCGCGACGCCCTCGACCCGAAGGCGAGCCGCCGATGA
- a CDS encoding ABC transporter permease, translated as MRSYLFNRAWQSLVTLVLATVVVFLGVRALPGDPALALAGEDRTPEALAAIREQYGLDQPLPLQFWQFVSNAVQGDLGTSVRTGQSVNDMLRTALPVTLELSLLAIVIAVVLGVGAGVVAAVRRGGPAEWVANAFALLGLSVPHFWLGLVAILYLSVATGLFPASGFVPLGEDPVDNLHHIILPAMILGTGLSAVIMRQTRSSMLDSLSTDYVRTAEAKGLRPSVVIRRHALRNSLIVVVTIVGLQLGGLISGAVVTEQIFGLPGFGKMTIDAVFQRDYPVIQAVVLVTATAYIVINFAVDLLYSIIDPRVRVTGEAA; from the coding sequence GTGCGCAGCTACCTGTTCAACCGGGCCTGGCAGTCGCTGGTGACCCTGGTGCTGGCCACCGTCGTCGTCTTCCTCGGGGTGCGTGCCCTCCCGGGTGATCCGGCCCTCGCCCTCGCGGGCGAGGACCGGACCCCGGAGGCGCTCGCCGCCATCCGCGAGCAGTACGGGCTGGACCAGCCCCTGCCGCTGCAGTTCTGGCAGTTCGTCAGCAACGCCGTCCAGGGCGACCTGGGCACGTCGGTCCGCACCGGCCAGAGCGTCAACGACATGCTGCGGACCGCGCTGCCGGTCACCCTCGAGCTGTCGCTGCTCGCCATCGTCATCGCCGTGGTCCTCGGTGTGGGCGCGGGTGTCGTGGCAGCGGTACGGCGAGGTGGCCCGGCAGAGTGGGTGGCCAACGCCTTCGCACTGCTCGGCCTGTCCGTGCCGCACTTCTGGCTGGGCCTGGTCGCCATCCTCTACCTGTCGGTCGCCACAGGCCTCTTCCCCGCCTCGGGGTTCGTGCCGCTGGGGGAGGACCCGGTGGACAACCTCCACCACATCATCCTTCCCGCGATGATTCTCGGGACGGGGTTGTCGGCGGTCATCATGCGCCAGACCAGGTCGTCGATGCTCGACTCGTTGTCGACCGACTACGTCCGCACCGCGGAGGCCAAGGGCCTGCGGCCGAGCGTCGTGATCCGGCGCCATGCCCTGCGCAACAGCCTGATCGTCGTGGTGACCATCGTCGGCCTCCAGCTCGGGGGCCTGATCTCCGGAGCCGTCGTCACCGAGCAGATCTTCGGTCTGCCCGGCTTCGGGAAGATGACGATCGATGCCGTCTTCCAGCGGGACTACCCCGTGATCCAGGCCGTCGTCCTGGTCACGGCGACCGCCTACATCGTCATCAACTTCGCGGTCGACCTGCTCTACTCGATCATCGACCCGCGGGTCCGCGTCACGGGAGAAGCCGCATGA